One Acetobacter ghanensis DNA window includes the following coding sequences:
- a CDS encoding carboxylesterase/lipase family protein has protein sequence MTECHIRRRAFMAAGGAALVGLGASAQPIRQTTAGPVAGRATAQPGVTAWLGIPYAAPPVGALRWKPPQPVTPWHGVRQAVKFGASPWAPSTPIVSAGDFTPDQMSEDCLTLNVWAPPADGRLRPVMVWIYGGAFIMGATEDPRYDGARLAAEDVVFVSINYRVGILGSFAHPDLARESPHGVCGNYGLMDQIAALQWVRDNIAGFGGDPGNVTIFGQSAGAFSVAYHLVMPQSRGLFHRAIAQSGAPLGKPSSYILLGAMAEMAQAGSAFARKISAPTLADLRQVPAHKLIETYGFSWQFYPVVDGWLVPRHPYTMMAAGECARVPVMAGHNHDEGSVFPPMGEGRQDGLQAALSSFYGTQATDVMRVLQSEGYQTPAAMGHQIFGDVVFNWNSIALSMVASRFVPSFAYRFDYRYTRPANLQAGKEALGAFHGAEIGFALKTHTFLEPERRAEQEHLMNLVSGYWLNFAKTGDPNGENLPHWPQYRPHSRKLFQLDSRTQGEVDIEHYDRLVLLGRSMNNRLLEEG, from the coding sequence ATGACGGAATGCCATATCAGACGCAGGGCGTTCATGGCGGCTGGTGGAGCGGCTCTGGTGGGGTTGGGTGCATCTGCCCAACCCATCAGGCAGACGACTGCGGGGCCAGTTGCCGGGCGCGCTACGGCCCAGCCCGGTGTAACGGCCTGGCTTGGTATTCCCTATGCCGCGCCTCCGGTGGGGGCCTTGCGGTGGAAGCCACCGCAGCCCGTAACCCCGTGGCATGGTGTGCGGCAGGCGGTCAAGTTTGGCGCCAGCCCGTGGGCGCCTTCCACGCCCATTGTGTCTGCCGGGGATTTTACGCCAGACCAGATGAGCGAGGACTGCCTGACACTGAATGTTTGGGCTCCTCCTGCTGATGGGCGCCTGCGGCCTGTTATGGTGTGGATATACGGTGGGGCGTTTATTATGGGGGCAACGGAAGATCCCCGGTACGATGGAGCCCGTCTGGCGGCGGAAGATGTTGTTTTTGTTTCCATCAACTATCGCGTCGGTATTTTGGGGAGCTTTGCCCACCCTGATCTTGCGCGGGAATCTCCGCATGGTGTGTGTGGCAATTACGGGCTGATGGACCAGATTGCGGCTTTGCAATGGGTCCGTGACAACATTGCCGGATTTGGTGGTGATCCGGGCAATGTCACCATTTTTGGGCAGTCTGCCGGGGCTTTTAGTGTGGCCTACCATCTGGTCATGCCGCAGTCCCGCGGGTTGTTCCATAGGGCTATTGCGCAAAGTGGCGCACCTTTGGGCAAACCCTCCTCCTATATTCTTCTGGGCGCCATGGCGGAAATGGCACAGGCCGGATCTGCTTTTGCCCGCAAGATCAGCGCGCCAACACTGGCGGACCTGCGGCAGGTGCCAGCCCATAAGTTGATAGAAACCTATGGGTTTAGCTGGCAGTTTTATCCTGTGGTGGATGGTTGGCTGGTGCCACGGCACCCATACACCATGATGGCGGCTGGCGAGTGTGCGCGTGTGCCAGTTATGGCGGGGCATAACCATGATGAAGGGAGTGTCTTCCCGCCAATGGGTGAGGGCAGGCAGGATGGGCTACAGGCTGCCCTGTCCAGCTTTTACGGTACGCAGGCCACGGATGTCATGCGTGTGCTGCAAAGCGAAGGTTACCAGACACCCGCAGCAATGGGGCATCAGATTTTTGGCGATGTGGTGTTCAACTGGAACAGCATTGCCCTGTCCATGGTGGCGTCCAGATTTGTCCCAAGCTTTGCCTACCGGTTTGATTATCGGTACACGCGCCCCGCAAACCTGCAGGCGGGAAAAGAGGCTTTGGGAGCCTTCCATGGTGCGGAAATAGGCTTTGCCTTGAAAACCCATACGTTTTTGGAACCAGAACGGCGTGCGGAGCAGGAACACCTTATGAATCTTGTGTCTGGATACTGGCTGAACTTTGCAAAAACAGGTGATCCCAATGGGGAAAATTTGCCACACTGGCCACAGTATCGCCCCCATAGTCGCAAACTGTTCCAGTTAGACAGTCGGACACAAGGGGAAGTCGATATTGAGCACTACGACCGCCTTGTGCTGCTGGGGCGCTCTATGAACAACCGCTTGCTGGAGGAAGGTTAA
- a CDS encoding TonB-dependent receptor yields the protein MPLIQANAAETTKSANTHKKSAAQSKNNEYLEVHGSGEISAMGVTGRQFGGGLITKETGEKSASTVSRDFIAKQSPTQSAFQLLKLTPGANAASGDPFGMQFGGAGFSVRGLDSSQMGFVYEGIPVTSSYNSQVNPSEWADTENQERVRIEQGAPDITTPTVNASGGVVTMFTRDPSHHFHVTADATGGSYSMARGFVRVDTGDIGHTGVRMFMSVSQTEADHTRGAGHDSKTHFDLGLLKEWGAESRSKLTISYGNFNISNYAYPTQAQFDAGSSYNYGKNYGNGTNTKYYKLHQNPYEALLVSLPTKLKLNKFLTFNFTPYTYYNYGTTGFGGVVSENAVYSGLTSYQVDLNGNGQIGGSSMVYEPYIEETSRSGFNTNLVYATRHNTLTFGYWFQYENDNLFSQYGKLDSSGSPLNAWGDSHYYTLSDGQPIYLMASHSYVTTNVLYLGDTVSLLHDRLKISAGFREAMVNRLAVDSLPGTPRRMETNTAEPLPNVGITYAINSHHQFFMNGSTAFRMPTTNALYPSTYNGAITKAANTGLKPEYSISEELGYRYTSDKVMARLTFFNYNFTNRLVSTVIYNGTQQIPSQLNGGGQHARGVDFEIGTAPIHHFRPYMSAEYLNAKQDNNLMVGQDYLPTKGKTAIGAPKYQLGFGLDYDDGKLFGNVGIKWVGRQYSTFMNDASIDPYVQADLTAGYRLRNIGPLKNPEIRLNIINLANNHYLSGTYSAKSNAYATTGVRGSTIAAGGAPSYYVSTPFMAMGTVSAGF from the coding sequence ATGCCCCTAATTCAGGCGAATGCAGCAGAAACCACCAAGAGCGCCAACACACATAAAAAGTCAGCGGCTCAAAGTAAAAATAACGAATATCTGGAAGTTCATGGCTCGGGCGAAATTTCTGCCATGGGGGTCACCGGGCGGCAGTTCGGCGGCGGTCTGATTACCAAGGAAACCGGCGAGAAATCGGCCAGTACGGTTTCGCGCGATTTTATTGCCAAGCAGTCCCCCACACAATCAGCGTTTCAGCTGCTGAAGCTGACACCGGGGGCAAACGCGGCATCGGGCGACCCGTTTGGTATGCAGTTTGGTGGGGCAGGCTTTTCCGTGCGTGGGCTTGATTCCTCCCAGATGGGCTTTGTTTACGAAGGTATTCCCGTCACCAGTTCCTACAACAGTCAGGTCAACCCATCCGAATGGGCTGATACCGAAAACCAGGAACGCGTTCGGATTGAGCAGGGCGCTCCCGATATTACAACGCCAACGGTCAACGCCTCTGGTGGTGTTGTCACCATGTTCACGCGTGACCCTTCGCACCATTTCCATGTAACGGCCGATGCAACGGGTGGTTCCTACAGCATGGCCCGTGGCTTTGTGCGGGTGGATACCGGCGATATCGGGCACACAGGCGTGCGGATGTTCATGTCCGTTTCCCAGACAGAGGCCGACCACACCCGTGGCGCAGGGCATGATTCCAAAACCCATTTTGACCTTGGGTTGTTGAAGGAATGGGGGGCAGAAAGCCGCTCCAAGCTGACAATCTCTTACGGAAACTTCAATATTTCCAACTATGCGTACCCTACGCAGGCGCAGTTTGATGCCGGGTCCAGCTACAACTATGGCAAGAACTACGGCAATGGCACAAACACCAAATACTACAAACTGCATCAGAACCCCTATGAGGCCCTGCTGGTTTCGTTGCCGACAAAGCTGAAGCTGAACAAGTTCCTAACCTTCAACTTCACGCCCTATACGTACTACAACTATGGCACGACGGGCTTTGGTGGTGTGGTCTCGGAAAACGCGGTGTATAGCGGCCTGACCAGCTATCAGGTGGACCTGAATGGAAACGGCCAGATTGGCGGCTCCTCCATGGTGTACGAACCCTATATTGAGGAAACATCCCGCTCGGGCTTCAATACCAACCTGGTTTATGCCACGCGGCATAATACGCTGACATTCGGGTACTGGTTCCAATACGAAAACGACAACCTGTTTTCGCAGTATGGCAAGCTTGACTCCAGCGGGTCTCCGCTCAATGCGTGGGGAGACAGCCATTATTACACCCTGTCCGATGGTCAGCCCATCTATCTTATGGCGTCCCATTCTTACGTGACCACCAACGTTCTGTACCTTGGTGATACGGTATCTCTTTTGCACGACAGGCTGAAAATCAGCGCGGGTTTCCGCGAGGCGATGGTCAACCGGCTTGCTGTTGACTCCCTGCCGGGCACGCCACGCCGCATGGAAACCAATACAGCTGAGCCTCTGCCAAATGTGGGGATTACGTATGCTATCAATTCCCATCATCAGTTTTTCATGAACGGCAGTACGGCATTCAGAATGCCCACAACAAATGCCCTCTATCCCAGCACGTATAATGGCGCCATTACCAAAGCGGCCAACACTGGGCTGAAGCCGGAATACTCGATTTCGGAAGAACTGGGCTATCGTTATACGTCAGACAAGGTTATGGCGCGGCTGACGTTCTTTAACTACAACTTTACAAACCGCCTTGTCAGCACGGTCATTTACAACGGCACCCAGCAGATACCATCTCAGCTTAATGGTGGTGGCCAACATGCCCGTGGTGTTGACTTCGAAATTGGGACAGCACCCATCCATCATTTCCGGCCCTATATGTCGGCTGAATATCTGAACGCCAAGCAGGACAACAACCTTATGGTTGGTCAGGACTACCTGCCAACTAAAGGAAAAACGGCCATTGGCGCCCCCAAATACCAGCTCGGTTTTGGTCTGGATTATGATGATGGCAAGCTGTTCGGCAATGTCGGGATCAAATGGGTGGGCAGGCAGTATTCCACGTTCATGAACGATGCATCCATCGACCCCTACGTGCAGGCCGACCTGACTGCTGGTTATCGTCTGCGCAATATTGGGCCGCTTAAAAACCCGGAAATTCGTTTGAACATCATCAACCTTGCTAATAACCATTATCTTTCCGGAACCTACAGCGCCAAGTCCAACGCATATGCCACAACAGGCGTGCGGGGGAGCACAATCGCTGCCGGTGGGGCACCCAGCTACTATGTTTCAACACCATTCATGGCCATGGGAACGGTGTCTGCCGGGTTCTGA
- a CDS encoding NAD(P)/FAD-dependent oxidoreductase: MGAGTVIIGASHAGVTCAAALREAGYGKKVTLISDEDVLPYHRPPLSKGYMTATVDYENLCLKGESFYKEEDVSLLRGVGAKAVDPAAKTVLLADGGVVAYEHLVIATGSRPRPWSGAKLPEHVYSLRTVQDADRIAKVAATTSGAVVVVGGGYVGLELAATLRVYFKKEVHVVEAGPRLLMRAASAALSGLVADMHVAAGTTLHLGCGVSAIEDHNGVVSGVVLANGTVIPVGMVILGIGIVPNQELAKAAGLMCDDGIVVDHALRTSDPSVFAIGDCSRFPVGPAGQTMRLECVQNAMDQARIVASVIMGKPQTYAPIPWFWSDQLGSKFQTAGMIQPGMACITRDTPKGGKGAFFHFHADGRLGAVETVNAPAQHMLARRLLAAGANPTAQQVQDTQFDLKSLLRSV, translated from the coding sequence ATGGGCGCGGGCACGGTTATTATTGGCGCATCCCATGCAGGTGTTACCTGCGCTGCAGCCCTGCGGGAAGCTGGGTACGGCAAGAAGGTAACGCTGATTAGCGACGAGGATGTGCTGCCCTACCACCGGCCGCCTTTGTCCAAGGGGTATATGACCGCTACCGTGGACTATGAGAATCTTTGTTTAAAGGGCGAGTCTTTTTACAAAGAGGAAGATGTTTCCCTGTTGCGGGGTGTTGGTGCAAAGGCTGTAGATCCCGCGGCAAAAACCGTGCTGCTCGCCGATGGTGGTGTTGTGGCGTATGAGCATCTGGTTATTGCTACGGGGAGCCGCCCCCGCCCGTGGTCTGGCGCAAAACTGCCCGAGCATGTGTATTCTCTACGCACAGTGCAGGATGCGGATAGGATTGCAAAGGTCGCGGCGACAACGTCCGGCGCGGTCGTGGTGGTTGGCGGCGGTTACGTGGGGCTGGAACTGGCTGCAACATTACGCGTGTATTTTAAAAAAGAAGTCCATGTTGTGGAGGCGGGCCCCAGATTGCTGATGCGTGCTGCGTCTGCCGCACTCTCCGGCCTTGTCGCGGATATGCATGTGGCGGCGGGCACAACCCTGCATCTTGGTTGTGGGGTGAGCGCCATTGAGGACCATAATGGCGTTGTCTCCGGTGTTGTTCTGGCCAATGGTACGGTTATCCCCGTAGGCATGGTCATTCTGGGCATTGGTATTGTGCCTAATCAGGAACTGGCAAAAGCCGCTGGCCTGATGTGTGATGATGGGATTGTGGTTGACCATGCCCTCAGAACATCAGACCCGTCTGTTTTTGCTATTGGAGATTGCAGCAGATTCCCCGTGGGTCCAGCAGGGCAGACCATGCGGTTGGAATGTGTGCAAAATGCCATGGATCAGGCGCGTATTGTGGCATCTGTTATCATGGGAAAACCTCAGACCTACGCACCTATTCCATGGTTCTGGTCCGATCAGCTGGGAAGCAAATTCCAGACTGCGGGTATGATACAACCGGGTATGGCGTGCATCACGCGCGATACGCCCAAAGGTGGGAAGGGGGCCTTCTTTCATTTTCATGCTGATGGAAGACTGGGCGCGGTTGAAACGGTGAATGCCCCAGCACAGCATATGCTGGCCCGCAGGCTTTTGGCGGCAGGGGCTAACCCAACGGCCCAGCAGGTTCAGGATACTCAGTTTGACCTAAAGAGCCTTTTAAGGTCGGTTTAA
- a CDS encoding 2Fe-2S iron-sulfur cluster-binding protein: protein MERPSMPELIFHQRDGGIRKVDAKSGVSVMQLAIQANIRGIDAECGGACACATCHVYIDEKHAQALPEPTAEEADMLEGVAAERRPNSRLACQVIFEDSLDGMVVEVPDRQF from the coding sequence ATGGAACGTCCGAGTATGCCAGAACTGATTTTTCACCAGCGTGATGGCGGCATTCGCAAAGTGGATGCCAAAAGTGGTGTCAGTGTCATGCAGCTTGCCATCCAAGCCAATATTCGTGGGATTGACGCGGAGTGTGGCGGGGCCTGTGCGTGCGCCACCTGCCATGTTTATATTGATGAAAAACACGCACAAGCCCTACCCGAACCAACGGCGGAAGAGGCCGATATGCTAGAAGGGGTTGCAGCAGAACGCCGCCCCAATAGCCGCCTGGCCTGTCAGGTTATATTTGAGGACAGTCTGGACGGGATGGTGGTTGAAGTCCCGGATCGGCAGTTCTGA
- a CDS encoding aromatic ring-hydroxylating dioxygenase subunit alpha → MMSAEQNALITRITQDQPAGKLLRHYWQPAALAVELEGQRPIRPVELLGQHFVLFRDEDGNLGMLDRDCPHRNADLAFGRLEDGGLRCPFHGWLFDVKGRCLQTPAEPKGSTLCKRIQQKSYPVIEKSGIIFAYLGEGEPPAFPDLDCFVAPDDYVFAFKGLIDCNWLQALEVGIDPAHASFLHRFFEDDEPESAYGRQFRATSADSNIPMTRVLREFDCPDIAVETTDYGLRLITTRTMNEENTHVRVTNVLFPQAFVIPLSSEMTITQWHVPINDTSCYWYAIFTSFSGPVNKKQMREQRLKLYTLPDYRPRVGRANDYGFDPYEQASKTYTGMGDDINVHDQWAIESQGHIQDRTREHLGQTDKGIIAYRRMLMNAIDRAQRGETPLMVLNTSQATQIQGPATMDGVGPTNGTENYWKDVDARRRNAAPWRQDAAQA, encoded by the coding sequence ATGATGAGCGCCGAACAAAATGCCCTGATAACCCGCATTACGCAGGATCAACCCGCGGGTAAGCTGCTACGCCATTACTGGCAGCCCGCGGCCCTTGCTGTGGAGCTGGAAGGCCAGCGCCCCATCCGCCCTGTAGAGCTTTTGGGCCAACACTTTGTGCTGTTCCGGGATGAGGACGGCAATCTGGGGATGCTCGACCGAGACTGCCCCCACCGCAATGCGGACCTAGCCTTTGGCCGTCTGGAAGATGGCGGGCTACGGTGCCCTTTTCATGGCTGGTTGTTTGACGTTAAAGGCCGATGCCTGCAAACCCCAGCCGAGCCCAAAGGCAGCACCCTTTGCAAGCGTATTCAGCAGAAATCCTACCCGGTTATTGAAAAAAGCGGCATTATCTTTGCCTATCTGGGCGAAGGTGAGCCGCCTGCATTCCCCGATCTGGACTGTTTTGTGGCTCCGGATGACTATGTGTTTGCCTTTAAAGGGTTAATTGACTGCAACTGGTTGCAGGCCCTTGAGGTTGGCATTGACCCCGCCCATGCCAGTTTCCTCCATCGTTTTTTTGAAGATGACGAACCCGAATCTGCCTATGGGCGGCAGTTCCGCGCCACATCGGCCGACAGCAATATTCCCATGACCCGCGTGCTGCGCGAGTTTGACTGCCCCGACATTGCCGTGGAAACAACGGATTATGGCCTACGCCTGATTACCACCCGCACCATGAACGAGGAAAATACCCATGTGCGGGTCACCAATGTTCTGTTCCCACAGGCTTTTGTTATTCCACTTTCCAGCGAAATGACCATTACCCAGTGGCACGTGCCGATTAACGATACGAGCTGCTACTGGTACGCCATCTTCACCAGCTTTTCCGGTCCGGTCAACAAGAAGCAGATGCGCGAACAACGCCTGAAGCTTTACACCCTGCCCGACTACCGCCCCCGTGTTGGCCGCGCCAATGACTATGGATTCGACCCCTACGAACAGGCCAGCAAAACCTACACCGGCATGGGGGATGACATTAACGTCCACGACCAATGGGCCATCGAATCGCAAGGGCATATACAGGACCGCACGCGCGAACATCTAGGCCAGACGGATAAGGGCATTATTGCCTACCGCCGCATGTTGATGAACGCCATCGACCGGGCACAGCGGGGGGAAACACCGCTTATGGTGCTCAACACCTCGCAAGCCACCCAGATTCAAGGCCCGGCCACCATGGACGGAGTCGGTCCGACCAACGGAACAGAGAACTACTGGAAAGACGTAGATGCCCGCCGCCGCAACGCCGCCCCATGGCGACAGGACGCGGCACAGGCGTAA
- a CDS encoding glutamine synthetase family protein, translating into MGFVQKHGLWTQEQQQAALAVKRQIHADNVEVIRFSFPDQHGILRGKTLVADTLDSTFANGISLASSLLLKDTAHRTVISIFSAQNAIGDTEVRGSADMCMVPDPTTFKVLPWAPHTGWMLCDLYYRDGRKVPYATRHIYKDALSRLAETGYELMAGLEVEFHLTRIENPRLQPDDAGQPATPPDVSLTHRGYNYLTELNYDQIDPMMEVMRKAVQGLGLGLHSLEVEFGPSQVEMVFKADKGLKPADDMILFRSAVKQVCRRHGFHASFMCRPRLPSVMSSGWHLHQSLCNTQGQNVFIPANADEPLSATGMEWLGGLLNNAGASTVFSTPTINGYKRYRPFSLAPDRAAWGIDNRGVMLRVLAGQGDKASRIENRVGEPAANPYLYMASQVISGMDGLRTKAQPGLPVDAPYETQAPFLPTTLAQAVNALDKSSVFRAAMGDTFINYIVEIKRSEIKRYELEVSEWEQREYFDMF; encoded by the coding sequence ATGGGCTTTGTTCAAAAACACGGGTTATGGACGCAAGAACAGCAACAGGCCGCTCTAGCAGTCAAACGCCAGATCCATGCGGACAATGTTGAGGTTATTCGCTTTTCCTTTCCCGATCAGCATGGAATCCTGCGTGGCAAAACACTGGTTGCCGATACGCTGGACAGCACATTTGCAAACGGTATTTCTCTGGCGTCTTCCCTGCTGCTCAAGGACACGGCCCACCGTACCGTCATTTCCATTTTCTCGGCTCAGAATGCGATCGGGGATACGGAAGTCCGTGGCTCGGCCGATATGTGCATGGTGCCAGACCCAACAACATTCAAAGTGCTGCCATGGGCCCCGCATACAGGCTGGATGCTGTGCGACCTGTATTACAGGGATGGTCGCAAGGTGCCCTATGCCACACGCCATATTTACAAAGATGCCCTAAGCCGTCTGGCTGAAACAGGCTATGAGCTGATGGCCGGGCTGGAGGTGGAATTCCACCTGACACGTATTGAAAACCCACGCCTCCAGCCAGACGACGCCGGGCAACCCGCCACCCCTCCGGACGTATCGCTAACACATAGGGGGTACAATTACCTGACGGAACTGAACTACGACCAGATAGACCCGATGATGGAGGTCATGCGCAAGGCGGTTCAGGGTCTTGGCCTTGGTCTGCACTCCCTTGAGGTCGAGTTTGGCCCCAGTCAGGTAGAAATGGTGTTCAAGGCGGATAAGGGCCTCAAACCTGCTGACGACATGATTTTGTTCCGCTCGGCTGTTAAACAGGTTTGCAGGCGGCATGGTTTTCATGCCAGTTTTATGTGTCGCCCACGCCTGCCCTCAGTTATGTCCAGCGGATGGCACCTGCACCAGTCCTTGTGCAATACGCAGGGGCAGAATGTTTTTATTCCCGCCAATGCGGATGAACCACTGTCTGCCACTGGCATGGAATGGCTGGGAGGACTTTTGAACAATGCCGGTGCCAGCACGGTTTTTTCAACCCCCACCATTAATGGATACAAGCGTTACCGTCCGTTTTCCCTAGCGCCAGACCGGGCCGCATGGGGTATAGACAACCGCGGTGTCATGCTGCGTGTGCTGGCAGGCCAAGGCGACAAAGCCTCTCGGATTGAAAACCGGGTGGGAGAACCCGCAGCCAATCCGTATCTTTACATGGCATCTCAGGTTATTTCCGGCATGGATGGCCTGCGCACCAAAGCACAGCCCGGACTGCCGGTGGACGCCCCATACGAGACACAGGCCCCCTTCCTCCCCACCACACTGGCACAGGCGGTCAATGCGCTGGACAAAAGTTCTGTCTTTCGGGCCGCCATGGGTGATACGTTCATCAACTATATCGTTGAAATCAAGCGTTCCGAAATAAAGCGCTATGAGCTGGAAGTCTCGGAATGGGAGCAACGAGAATATTTTGACATGTTCTGA
- a CDS encoding lipase family protein: protein MKILPLASSLLAVATVLLPAPTRAAAPAAFYDWTAPVTAAPGTLLRSEPLKADWLPKDTGNAYKILYSSRNGMAADGNVPVSGYVLFPSGPAPKGGWPLVIWAHGTTGVADVCAPSWMGPRPRDQLYLNTWLKRGFAIVASDYQGLGTPGTHPYLLYRPEAYSLLDAARTVLAQHNFALQNKIMIVGQSQGGGAALAATWAFPQYAPELKVKGAVLTGLVTAIHQDTPEQNEKRYTTVDAMDPAFATLRLAGTDQAIHPETDPTSLFSENGKKMLEVARTGCLHDLFDEAKKLGIKTGKELLAADITAYDRDMSHYFELPDGHVSVPVFLGTGLADGMAGTTGQYGAALALCRAGSTVQWHTYPGVTHNGAVNYSLPDSAQFTHDVMAGRPVASSCNNLTPPGPVQKPAPYIPFNQ from the coding sequence ATGAAAATTCTTCCTCTGGCCTCTTCCCTTCTGGCTGTTGCCACGGTTCTTTTGCCTGCACCAACCAGAGCCGCAGCGCCCGCCGCCTTTTATGACTGGACGGCACCCGTAACCGCTGCTCCCGGCACATTGCTCCGCAGCGAACCGCTTAAGGCTGACTGGCTTCCAAAAGATACGGGAAATGCCTACAAAATTCTGTACAGTTCGCGCAATGGCATGGCGGCGGATGGCAACGTGCCGGTTTCGGGCTATGTGCTTTTTCCTTCTGGCCCGGCACCCAAAGGGGGCTGGCCGCTGGTGATCTGGGCGCATGGCACAACAGGTGTGGCGGATGTGTGCGCCCCATCGTGGATGGGTCCCCGCCCCAGAGACCAGCTTTACCTGAATACGTGGCTCAAGCGCGGTTTTGCCATTGTTGCATCCGATTATCAGGGCTTAGGCACACCGGGAACACACCCTTACCTGCTGTACAGGCCCGAAGCCTACAGCCTGCTGGATGCGGCCCGTACGGTACTGGCCCAGCACAACTTTGCCCTACAAAACAAAATTATGATTGTTGGACAGTCACAAGGTGGGGGGGCCGCGCTCGCGGCAACATGGGCGTTTCCACAATATGCACCGGAACTGAAGGTTAAAGGCGCCGTGCTAACAGGGTTGGTAACGGCCATCCATCAGGATACCCCCGAACAGAACGAAAAGCGCTACACAACCGTGGATGCCATGGACCCGGCGTTTGCCACCCTACGGCTGGCAGGCACAGATCAGGCCATTCATCCCGAAACGGACCCAACGTCTCTTTTTTCCGAAAATGGAAAAAAAATGCTCGAAGTCGCTCGAACGGGCTGCCTGCATGACCTGTTTGATGAAGCCAAAAAACTGGGCATTAAAACGGGCAAGGAGCTTTTGGCTGCCGATATTACCGCATACGACCGTGACATGAGCCACTATTTTGAACTCCCCGATGGCCATGTGAGTGTTCCCGTGTTTTTGGGCACCGGTCTGGCCGATGGCATGGCGGGCACAACGGGGCAGTATGGTGCAGCACTCGCCCTGTGCCGGGCTGGCAGCACCGTGCAATGGCACACATATCCGGGTGTTACGCATAATGGAGCCGTCAATTACTCGCTGCCAGATTCAGCGCAGTTCACGCACGATGTCATGGCCGGGCGGCCCGTTGCCTCATCGTGCAACAACCTGACACCTCCAGGCCCCGTACAAAAACCTGCCCCCTACATTCCTTTCAACCAGTAA